A window from Gossypium raimondii isolate GPD5lz chromosome 7, ASM2569854v1, whole genome shotgun sequence encodes these proteins:
- the LOC105769536 gene encoding mavicyanin, which translates to MSLMEGMCKIFFVLVIVLPLIAKQVSATQHVVGGSQGWEESVDLNSWASAQTFKVGDQLVFKYSSGLHSVVELGSETAYKNCDLGTSLDSKNTGKDVVKLNKVGTRYFACGTLGHCDQGMKMKVTTVAGNAPSTPASDSDTSAAAFFPRYFPTFLLFSPLLILYFLL; encoded by the exons ATGAGCTTAATGGAGGGTATgtgtaaaattttctttgtaTTAGTTATTGTGCTGCCATTGATAGCAAAACAAGTCTCTGCAACTCAACATGTAGTTGGAGGTAGCCAAGGTTGGGAAGAATCAGTAGACCTTAATTCATGGGCTTCGGCTCAAACATTCAAAGTCGGAGACCAACTTG TTTTCAAGTACTCATCAGGGTTACACAGTGTAGTTGAGCTTGGAAGCGAGACAGCTTACAAAAACTGCGACCTGGGAACATCATTGGATTCTAAAAATACAGGCAAAGATGTGGTGAAACTCAACAAAGTGGGCACTCGTTATTTCGCTTGTGGAACATTAGGCCATTGCGATCAGGGTATGAAGATGAAGGTCACTACGGTCGCCGGCAATGCTCCTTCCACACCGGCCTCCGATTCTGATACTTCGGCAGCGGCTTTTTTTCCACGATATTTTCCTacatttcttctcttttctccaTTGTTAATCCTTTATTTTCTGCTTTAA